The Coffea arabica cultivar ET-39 chromosome 3c, Coffea Arabica ET-39 HiFi, whole genome shotgun sequence genome contains a region encoding:
- the LOC113735180 gene encoding uncharacterized protein isoform X3, with amino-acid sequence MIRQLSYRPSVIAYTIVLRAYGQVGKIKLAEQVFLEMLEAGCEPDEVASGTMLCAYARWGRHKAMLSFYSAVRDRGITPPTAVFNFMLSSLQKKLLHEHVLNVWRQMMDDKVVPDHFTYTVVISSFVKVGLAEDAFRTFAEMNNMGYVPEEATYSLLIALSAKSGSCTEAFKLYEDMRSRGIVPSNFTCASLLALYYKIRDYSKALSLFSEMERYGIVADEVIYGLLIRIYGKLGLYEDAQKTFEEVEKLGLLSDQKTYTTMAQVHLNFGSFDKALSLMEKMKSANILSSRLALIVLLQCHVKKEDLASAETTFQALSKIGPPDAGSCNCMLNLFMKLDLMERAKHFAMKIRKDQVEFDMELLKTVMKVYCKEGMITDAKNLIDDLCRMKMSLDSTFVQTFLVALYGSRPAEAEFFSEPFDNSDPLALELILTLLVSNQHAAGLEGNFKLFLESANGLLVASQLIIKFCKQGNVAKAEYLFELLIKMGNKPKDAASGSLISLYGKQQKLKQAEKVFATVANSSETRGMLHSSMIDAYSKCDKHEEAYMFYKEETQQGNNFGPVAISMLVNALANRAFAGKFREAEDVVHNSLRSDLGLDTVAYNTFIKAMLEAGKLRFAASIYDRMLSLNVAPSLQTYNTMISVYGRGRKLDKAVKMFDMARSRGMSLDEKTYTNIICYLGKADRTHEASLLFNKMQEEGIKPGKVSYNVMMNIYATAGLYNEAEELFCSMKRDGCLPDSYTHLALIRAYTQGLKYSEGEKVIILMQKEGLCASCAHLNLLLLAFAKAGLTEEAEKFYGKFTTFGLTPDIESNRIMLRGYLDYGHIEKGISFFERISESVEPDRFIMSAAIHFYMSAGLEHSAEELLRSMSSLGIPFLENLVVGSRTKANPSNGTGK; translated from the exons ATGATTCGACAGTTAAGCTATCGGCCTAGTGTTATTGCCTACACAATTGTTCTCCGGGCATATGGTCAAGTTGGAAAAATCAAGCTTGCTGAGCAGGTCTTCCTTGAGATGCTTGAAGCAGGGTGTGAACCAGATGAAGTTGCTTCTGGAACCATGTTATGTGCCTATGCCAGATGGGGCCGCCATAAAGCCATGCTATCCTTTTATTCGGCTGTGCGAGATAGGGGCATCACGCCACCAACTGCAGTCTTCAATTTTATGCTCTCATCATTACAGAAGAAATTGCTTCATGAGCATGTTTTGAATGTATGGAGGCAAATGATGGATGATAAGGTGGTCCCTGATCATTTTACTTATACAGTTGTCATCAGTTCATTTGTCAAAGTTGGTCTTGCTGAAGATGCTTTCAGGACTTTTGCTGAAATGAATAATATGGGATATGTGCCTGAGGAGGCAACTTACAGTCTTCTGATTGCTTTGAGTGCTAAAAGTGGTAGCTGCACTGAAGCTTTCAAGCTTTATGAAGACATGAGATCACGAGGAATTGTTCCAAGTAATTTCACGTGTGCTTCCCTTCTAGCATTGTACTACAAAATTAGGGATTATTCTAAAGCCCTTTCTCTTTTCTCTGAAATGGAAAGATATGGCATAGTTGCAGATGAAGTCATTTATGGTTTACTTATTAGAATATATGGAAAACTTGGTTTGTACGAGGATGCTCAGAAGACGTTTGAAGAGGTGGAGAAGCTTGGCCTATTGAGTGATCAGAAAACATACACGACAATGGCACAGGTCCATCTCAATTTTGGAAGTTTTGACAAGGCTTTGAGCTTAATGGAGAAAATGAAATCTGCAAACATTTTGTCATCGAGGCTTGCTCTAATTGTCCTCTTACAGTGCCATGTTAAGAAGGAAGATTTAGCATCTGCTGAAACTACATTTCAGGCTTTATCTAAGATTGGGCCTCCAGACGCTGGTTCTTGCAACTGTATGCTTAATCTGTttatgaaacttgatttgatggAGAGAGCAAAGCATTTTGCTATGAAGATCAGGAAAGACCAGGTAGAATTTGATATGGAGCTTCTCAAGACAGTCATGAAGGTTTATTGCAAGGAGGGTATGATAACTGATGCAAAGAATTTAATAGATGACTTGTGCAGAATGAAGATGTCTCTGGATTCTACCTTTGTCCAGACTTTTCTGGTGGCCCTGTATGGAAGCAGGCCAGCAGAAGCTGAATTTTTTTCTGAGCCCTTCGACAATTCTGACCCCTTGGCACTGGAACTGATTCTTACTCTCTTAGTTTCTAATCAACATGCTGCAGGGTTAGAGGGAAATTTTAAGTTGTTCCTTGAGAGTGCAAATGGTTTGTTAGTTGCAAGTCAGCTTATTATCAAATTTTGCAAACAAG GTAATGTGGCAAAAGCGGAATATCTTTTTGAGCTACTGATTAAGATGGGTAACAAGCCAAAGGATGCAGCAAGTGGATCTTTGATTAGTTTATATGGAAAGCAGCAGAAGTTGAAACAAGCTGAAAAAGTCTTTGCAACAGTTGCAAATTCCTCTGAAACACGCGGAATGCTGCATAGTTCGATGATTGATGCTTATAGCAAATGTGATAAACATGAGGAGGCATACATGTTTTACAAAGAAGAGACACAGCAAGGAAACAATTTTGGTCCTGTTGCCATTAGCATGCTTGTAAATGCATTGGCTAATAGAG CTTTTGCAGGCAAATTCCGTGAAGCAGAGGATGTTGTTCATAATAGTTTACGTTCTGATTTGGGGCTTGACACTGTAGCTTATAATACATTTATCAAGGCAATGCTTGAAGCAG GTAAACTGCGCTTTGCTGCTAGCATTTATGATCGTATGCTTTCCCTGAATGTTGCTCCATCACTTCAGACATACAACACTATGATCAG CGTCTATGGACGCGGCCGGAAACTGGACAAAGCTGTAAAGATGTTTGACATGGCTCGTAGCAGAGGCATGTCTTTGGATGAGAAGACATATACGAACATAATATGCTATCTTGGAAAGGCAG ATAGAACTCATGAAGCATCACTTCTGTTCAACAAAATGCAGGAAGAAGGGATCAAACCTGGGAAG GTAAGTTACAATGTTATGATGAATATATATGCCACTGCTGGGCTTTACAATGAAGCGGAGGAACTCTTCTGCAGCATGAAGAGAGATGGCTGTTTACCTGATTCCTACACCCATCTCGCTCTTATTCGAGCATACACACAGGGTTTAAAATATTCAGAAGGAGAAAAGGTCATTATTTTAATGCAGAAGGAAGGACTTTGTGCTTCTTGTGCTCATCTCAACCTCTTGTTATTAGCTTTTGCAAAAGCTGGTTTAACTGAGGAAGCTGAAAAATTTTATGGAAAATTCACGACATTTGGTTTGACCCCTGACATTGAGAGTAACCGAATCATGCTTAGGGGTTACCTGGACTATGGGCATATAGAAAAAGGTATCTCTTTCTTTGAAAGGATTAGTGAATCTGTGGAGCCTGACAGATTTATCATGAGTGCAGCCATACACTTTTACATGTCAGCAGGCTTGGAGCATAGCGCAGAAGAACTTTTAAGGTCTATGAGCAGTTTGGGAATCCCattcttggaaaatcttgtaGTGGGATCGAGGACTAAGGCCAACCCCAGCAATGGCACTGGGAAGTAG
- the LOC113735180 gene encoding pentatricopeptide repeat-containing protein At5g27270 isoform X1, with translation MEALKSSFLYPIATTTAGGGSINPTLKIPSSSKPPPSNTHKSRPNATTFCCRCSVTPDPWTLSDGNKPKPKSKNPKNRLSDDNARRIIKAKAQYLSQLRRNQGSRAQTPKWIRRTPEQMVQYLEDDRNGHLYGKHVVAAIKRVRSLSGKPEGSFDMREVMGSFVAKLTFREMCVVLKEQKGWRQVRDFFAWMKLQLSYRPSVIAYTIVLRAYGQVGKIKLAEQVFLEMLEAGCEPDEVASGTMLCAYARWGRHKAMLSFYSAVRDRGITPPTAVFNFMLSSLQKKLLHEHVLNVWRQMMDDKVVPDHFTYTVVISSFVKVGLAEDAFRTFAEMNNMGYVPEEATYSLLIALSAKSGSCTEAFKLYEDMRSRGIVPSNFTCASLLALYYKIRDYSKALSLFSEMERYGIVADEVIYGLLIRIYGKLGLYEDAQKTFEEVEKLGLLSDQKTYTTMAQVHLNFGSFDKALSLMEKMKSANILSSRLALIVLLQCHVKKEDLASAETTFQALSKIGPPDAGSCNCMLNLFMKLDLMERAKHFAMKIRKDQVEFDMELLKTVMKVYCKEGMITDAKNLIDDLCRMKMSLDSTFVQTFLVALYGSRPAEAEFFSEPFDNSDPLALELILTLLVSNQHAAGLEGNFKLFLESANGLLVASQLIIKFCKQGNVAKAEYLFELLIKMGNKPKDAASGSLISLYGKQQKLKQAEKVFATVANSSETRGMLHSSMIDAYSKCDKHEEAYMFYKEETQQGNNFGPVAISMLVNALANRAFAGKFREAEDVVHNSLRSDLGLDTVAYNTFIKAMLEAGKLRFAASIYDRMLSLNVAPSLQTYNTMISVYGRGRKLDKAVKMFDMARSRGMSLDEKTYTNIICYLGKADRTHEASLLFNKMQEEGIKPGKVSYNVMMNIYATAGLYNEAEELFCSMKRDGCLPDSYTHLALIRAYTQGLKYSEGEKVIILMQKEGLCASCAHLNLLLLAFAKAGLTEEAEKFYGKFTTFGLTPDIESNRIMLRGYLDYGHIEKGISFFERISESVEPDRFIMSAAIHFYMSAGLEHSAEELLRSMSSLGIPFLENLVVGSRTKANPSNGTGK, from the exons ATGGAAGCTCTAAAATCCTCCTTTCTGTACCCAATCGCCACCACCACCGCCGGCGGAGGCAGCATAAACCCCACTCTCAAAATCCCGTCTTCTTCAAAACCACCACCGTCCAATACCCACAAATCCAGACCAAATGCCACCACTTTCTGCTGCCGCTGCTCAGTCACACCGGACCCCTGGACCCTCAGCGATGGCAATAAGCCGAAACCCAAGTCCAAGAACCCCAAGAATCGGCTCTCCGATGACAACGCCCGCCGGATTATCAAAGCTAAAGCCCAGTACTTGAGCCAGTTGAGGCGCAACCAGGGCTCCCGGGCTCAGACTCCCAAGTGGATTAGGAGGACCCCTGAGCAGATGGTCCAGTACCTGGAAGATGATAGGAATGGCCATTTGTACGGAAAGCACGTTGTTGCTGCTATCAAGAGAGTGAGGAGCCTCTCCGGGAAGCCTGAGGGTTCTTTTGACATGAGGGAAGTGATGGGTTCTTTCGTTGCCAAGCTGACTTTCAGAGAAATGTGTGTGGTGTTGAAGGAGCAGAAGGGTTGGAGACAAGTTAGGGACTTCTTTGCTTGGATGAAATTGCAG TTAAGCTATCGGCCTAGTGTTATTGCCTACACAATTGTTCTCCGGGCATATGGTCAAGTTGGAAAAATCAAGCTTGCTGAGCAGGTCTTCCTTGAGATGCTTGAAGCAGGGTGTGAACCAGATGAAGTTGCTTCTGGAACCATGTTATGTGCCTATGCCAGATGGGGCCGCCATAAAGCCATGCTATCCTTTTATTCGGCTGTGCGAGATAGGGGCATCACGCCACCAACTGCAGTCTTCAATTTTATGCTCTCATCATTACAGAAGAAATTGCTTCATGAGCATGTTTTGAATGTATGGAGGCAAATGATGGATGATAAGGTGGTCCCTGATCATTTTACTTATACAGTTGTCATCAGTTCATTTGTCAAAGTTGGTCTTGCTGAAGATGCTTTCAGGACTTTTGCTGAAATGAATAATATGGGATATGTGCCTGAGGAGGCAACTTACAGTCTTCTGATTGCTTTGAGTGCTAAAAGTGGTAGCTGCACTGAAGCTTTCAAGCTTTATGAAGACATGAGATCACGAGGAATTGTTCCAAGTAATTTCACGTGTGCTTCCCTTCTAGCATTGTACTACAAAATTAGGGATTATTCTAAAGCCCTTTCTCTTTTCTCTGAAATGGAAAGATATGGCATAGTTGCAGATGAAGTCATTTATGGTTTACTTATTAGAATATATGGAAAACTTGGTTTGTACGAGGATGCTCAGAAGACGTTTGAAGAGGTGGAGAAGCTTGGCCTATTGAGTGATCAGAAAACATACACGACAATGGCACAGGTCCATCTCAATTTTGGAAGTTTTGACAAGGCTTTGAGCTTAATGGAGAAAATGAAATCTGCAAACATTTTGTCATCGAGGCTTGCTCTAATTGTCCTCTTACAGTGCCATGTTAAGAAGGAAGATTTAGCATCTGCTGAAACTACATTTCAGGCTTTATCTAAGATTGGGCCTCCAGACGCTGGTTCTTGCAACTGTATGCTTAATCTGTttatgaaacttgatttgatggAGAGAGCAAAGCATTTTGCTATGAAGATCAGGAAAGACCAGGTAGAATTTGATATGGAGCTTCTCAAGACAGTCATGAAGGTTTATTGCAAGGAGGGTATGATAACTGATGCAAAGAATTTAATAGATGACTTGTGCAGAATGAAGATGTCTCTGGATTCTACCTTTGTCCAGACTTTTCTGGTGGCCCTGTATGGAAGCAGGCCAGCAGAAGCTGAATTTTTTTCTGAGCCCTTCGACAATTCTGACCCCTTGGCACTGGAACTGATTCTTACTCTCTTAGTTTCTAATCAACATGCTGCAGGGTTAGAGGGAAATTTTAAGTTGTTCCTTGAGAGTGCAAATGGTTTGTTAGTTGCAAGTCAGCTTATTATCAAATTTTGCAAACAAG GTAATGTGGCAAAAGCGGAATATCTTTTTGAGCTACTGATTAAGATGGGTAACAAGCCAAAGGATGCAGCAAGTGGATCTTTGATTAGTTTATATGGAAAGCAGCAGAAGTTGAAACAAGCTGAAAAAGTCTTTGCAACAGTTGCAAATTCCTCTGAAACACGCGGAATGCTGCATAGTTCGATGATTGATGCTTATAGCAAATGTGATAAACATGAGGAGGCATACATGTTTTACAAAGAAGAGACACAGCAAGGAAACAATTTTGGTCCTGTTGCCATTAGCATGCTTGTAAATGCATTGGCTAATAGAG CTTTTGCAGGCAAATTCCGTGAAGCAGAGGATGTTGTTCATAATAGTTTACGTTCTGATTTGGGGCTTGACACTGTAGCTTATAATACATTTATCAAGGCAATGCTTGAAGCAG GTAAACTGCGCTTTGCTGCTAGCATTTATGATCGTATGCTTTCCCTGAATGTTGCTCCATCACTTCAGACATACAACACTATGATCAG CGTCTATGGACGCGGCCGGAAACTGGACAAAGCTGTAAAGATGTTTGACATGGCTCGTAGCAGAGGCATGTCTTTGGATGAGAAGACATATACGAACATAATATGCTATCTTGGAAAGGCAG ATAGAACTCATGAAGCATCACTTCTGTTCAACAAAATGCAGGAAGAAGGGATCAAACCTGGGAAG GTAAGTTACAATGTTATGATGAATATATATGCCACTGCTGGGCTTTACAATGAAGCGGAGGAACTCTTCTGCAGCATGAAGAGAGATGGCTGTTTACCTGATTCCTACACCCATCTCGCTCTTATTCGAGCATACACACAGGGTTTAAAATATTCAGAAGGAGAAAAGGTCATTATTTTAATGCAGAAGGAAGGACTTTGTGCTTCTTGTGCTCATCTCAACCTCTTGTTATTAGCTTTTGCAAAAGCTGGTTTAACTGAGGAAGCTGAAAAATTTTATGGAAAATTCACGACATTTGGTTTGACCCCTGACATTGAGAGTAACCGAATCATGCTTAGGGGTTACCTGGACTATGGGCATATAGAAAAAGGTATCTCTTTCTTTGAAAGGATTAGTGAATCTGTGGAGCCTGACAGATTTATCATGAGTGCAGCCATACACTTTTACATGTCAGCAGGCTTGGAGCATAGCGCAGAAGAACTTTTAAGGTCTATGAGCAGTTTGGGAATCCCattcttggaaaatcttgtaGTGGGATCGAGGACTAAGGCCAACCCCAGCAATGGCACTGGGAAGTAG
- the LOC113735180 gene encoding pentatricopeptide repeat-containing protein At5g27270 isoform X2, protein MEALKSSFLYPIATTTAGGGSINPTLKIPSSSKPPPSNTHKSRPNATTFCCRCSVTPDPWTLSDGNKPKPKSKNPKNRLSDDNARRIIKAKAQYLSQLRRNQGSRAQTPKWIRRTPEQMVQYLEDDRNGHLYGKHVVAAIKRVRSLSGKPEGSFDMREVMGSFVAKLTFREMCVVLKEQKGWRQVRDFFAWMKLQLSYRPSVIAYTIVLRAYGQVGKIKLAEQVFLEMLEAGCEPDEVASGTMLCAYARWGRHKAMLSFYSAVRDRGITPPTAVFNFMLSSLQKKLLHEHVLNVWRQMMDDKVVPDHFTYTVVISSFVKVGLAEDAFRTFAEMNNMGYVPEEATYSLLIALSAKSGSCTEAFKLYEDMRSRGIVPSNFTCASLLALYYKIRDYSKALSLFSEMERYGIVADEVIYGLLIRIYGKLGLYEDAQKTFEEVEKLGLLSDQKTYTTMAQVHLNFGSFDKALSLMEKMKSANILSSRLALIVLLQCHVKKEDLASAETTFQALSKIGPPDAGSCNCMLNLFMKLDLMERAKHFAMKIRKDQVEFDMELLKTVMKVYCKEGMITDAKNLIDDLCRMKMSLDSTFVQTFLVALYGSRPAEAEFFSEPFDNSDPLALELILTLLVSNQHAAGLEGNFKLFLESANGLLVASQLIIKFCKQGNVAKAEYLFELLIKMGNKPKDAASGSLISLYGKQQKLKQAEKVFATVANSSETRGMLHSSMIDAYSKCDKHEEAYMFYKEETQQGNNFGPVAISMLVNALANRGKFREAEDVVHNSLRSDLGLDTVAYNTFIKAMLEAGKLRFAASIYDRMLSLNVAPSLQTYNTMISVYGRGRKLDKAVKMFDMARSRGMSLDEKTYTNIICYLGKADRTHEASLLFNKMQEEGIKPGKVSYNVMMNIYATAGLYNEAEELFCSMKRDGCLPDSYTHLALIRAYTQGLKYSEGEKVIILMQKEGLCASCAHLNLLLLAFAKAGLTEEAEKFYGKFTTFGLTPDIESNRIMLRGYLDYGHIEKGISFFERISESVEPDRFIMSAAIHFYMSAGLEHSAEELLRSMSSLGIPFLENLVVGSRTKANPSNGTGK, encoded by the exons ATGGAAGCTCTAAAATCCTCCTTTCTGTACCCAATCGCCACCACCACCGCCGGCGGAGGCAGCATAAACCCCACTCTCAAAATCCCGTCTTCTTCAAAACCACCACCGTCCAATACCCACAAATCCAGACCAAATGCCACCACTTTCTGCTGCCGCTGCTCAGTCACACCGGACCCCTGGACCCTCAGCGATGGCAATAAGCCGAAACCCAAGTCCAAGAACCCCAAGAATCGGCTCTCCGATGACAACGCCCGCCGGATTATCAAAGCTAAAGCCCAGTACTTGAGCCAGTTGAGGCGCAACCAGGGCTCCCGGGCTCAGACTCCCAAGTGGATTAGGAGGACCCCTGAGCAGATGGTCCAGTACCTGGAAGATGATAGGAATGGCCATTTGTACGGAAAGCACGTTGTTGCTGCTATCAAGAGAGTGAGGAGCCTCTCCGGGAAGCCTGAGGGTTCTTTTGACATGAGGGAAGTGATGGGTTCTTTCGTTGCCAAGCTGACTTTCAGAGAAATGTGTGTGGTGTTGAAGGAGCAGAAGGGTTGGAGACAAGTTAGGGACTTCTTTGCTTGGATGAAATTGCAG TTAAGCTATCGGCCTAGTGTTATTGCCTACACAATTGTTCTCCGGGCATATGGTCAAGTTGGAAAAATCAAGCTTGCTGAGCAGGTCTTCCTTGAGATGCTTGAAGCAGGGTGTGAACCAGATGAAGTTGCTTCTGGAACCATGTTATGTGCCTATGCCAGATGGGGCCGCCATAAAGCCATGCTATCCTTTTATTCGGCTGTGCGAGATAGGGGCATCACGCCACCAACTGCAGTCTTCAATTTTATGCTCTCATCATTACAGAAGAAATTGCTTCATGAGCATGTTTTGAATGTATGGAGGCAAATGATGGATGATAAGGTGGTCCCTGATCATTTTACTTATACAGTTGTCATCAGTTCATTTGTCAAAGTTGGTCTTGCTGAAGATGCTTTCAGGACTTTTGCTGAAATGAATAATATGGGATATGTGCCTGAGGAGGCAACTTACAGTCTTCTGATTGCTTTGAGTGCTAAAAGTGGTAGCTGCACTGAAGCTTTCAAGCTTTATGAAGACATGAGATCACGAGGAATTGTTCCAAGTAATTTCACGTGTGCTTCCCTTCTAGCATTGTACTACAAAATTAGGGATTATTCTAAAGCCCTTTCTCTTTTCTCTGAAATGGAAAGATATGGCATAGTTGCAGATGAAGTCATTTATGGTTTACTTATTAGAATATATGGAAAACTTGGTTTGTACGAGGATGCTCAGAAGACGTTTGAAGAGGTGGAGAAGCTTGGCCTATTGAGTGATCAGAAAACATACACGACAATGGCACAGGTCCATCTCAATTTTGGAAGTTTTGACAAGGCTTTGAGCTTAATGGAGAAAATGAAATCTGCAAACATTTTGTCATCGAGGCTTGCTCTAATTGTCCTCTTACAGTGCCATGTTAAGAAGGAAGATTTAGCATCTGCTGAAACTACATTTCAGGCTTTATCTAAGATTGGGCCTCCAGACGCTGGTTCTTGCAACTGTATGCTTAATCTGTttatgaaacttgatttgatggAGAGAGCAAAGCATTTTGCTATGAAGATCAGGAAAGACCAGGTAGAATTTGATATGGAGCTTCTCAAGACAGTCATGAAGGTTTATTGCAAGGAGGGTATGATAACTGATGCAAAGAATTTAATAGATGACTTGTGCAGAATGAAGATGTCTCTGGATTCTACCTTTGTCCAGACTTTTCTGGTGGCCCTGTATGGAAGCAGGCCAGCAGAAGCTGAATTTTTTTCTGAGCCCTTCGACAATTCTGACCCCTTGGCACTGGAACTGATTCTTACTCTCTTAGTTTCTAATCAACATGCTGCAGGGTTAGAGGGAAATTTTAAGTTGTTCCTTGAGAGTGCAAATGGTTTGTTAGTTGCAAGTCAGCTTATTATCAAATTTTGCAAACAAG GTAATGTGGCAAAAGCGGAATATCTTTTTGAGCTACTGATTAAGATGGGTAACAAGCCAAAGGATGCAGCAAGTGGATCTTTGATTAGTTTATATGGAAAGCAGCAGAAGTTGAAACAAGCTGAAAAAGTCTTTGCAACAGTTGCAAATTCCTCTGAAACACGCGGAATGCTGCATAGTTCGATGATTGATGCTTATAGCAAATGTGATAAACATGAGGAGGCATACATGTTTTACAAAGAAGAGACACAGCAAGGAAACAATTTTGGTCCTGTTGCCATTAGCATGCTTGTAAATGCATTGGCTAATAGAG GCAAATTCCGTGAAGCAGAGGATGTTGTTCATAATAGTTTACGTTCTGATTTGGGGCTTGACACTGTAGCTTATAATACATTTATCAAGGCAATGCTTGAAGCAG GTAAACTGCGCTTTGCTGCTAGCATTTATGATCGTATGCTTTCCCTGAATGTTGCTCCATCACTTCAGACATACAACACTATGATCAG CGTCTATGGACGCGGCCGGAAACTGGACAAAGCTGTAAAGATGTTTGACATGGCTCGTAGCAGAGGCATGTCTTTGGATGAGAAGACATATACGAACATAATATGCTATCTTGGAAAGGCAG ATAGAACTCATGAAGCATCACTTCTGTTCAACAAAATGCAGGAAGAAGGGATCAAACCTGGGAAG GTAAGTTACAATGTTATGATGAATATATATGCCACTGCTGGGCTTTACAATGAAGCGGAGGAACTCTTCTGCAGCATGAAGAGAGATGGCTGTTTACCTGATTCCTACACCCATCTCGCTCTTATTCGAGCATACACACAGGGTTTAAAATATTCAGAAGGAGAAAAGGTCATTATTTTAATGCAGAAGGAAGGACTTTGTGCTTCTTGTGCTCATCTCAACCTCTTGTTATTAGCTTTTGCAAAAGCTGGTTTAACTGAGGAAGCTGAAAAATTTTATGGAAAATTCACGACATTTGGTTTGACCCCTGACATTGAGAGTAACCGAATCATGCTTAGGGGTTACCTGGACTATGGGCATATAGAAAAAGGTATCTCTTTCTTTGAAAGGATTAGTGAATCTGTGGAGCCTGACAGATTTATCATGAGTGCAGCCATACACTTTTACATGTCAGCAGGCTTGGAGCATAGCGCAGAAGAACTTTTAAGGTCTATGAGCAGTTTGGGAATCCCattcttggaaaatcttgtaGTGGGATCGAGGACTAAGGCCAACCCCAGCAATGGCACTGGGAAGTAG
- the LOC113736039 gene encoding chaperone protein dnaJ 20, chloroplastic → MEASLQISKISTLSGKMVQFNPKGSSKEKFLQHRTMFRCQADRTLQNGRAANFYEVLSLDCSKSVGFNEIRKAYRCKALKLHPDACPPTEKEESTRRFLELRIAYETLSDPISRELYDLELSLVKVDGRTRHGMSRSMGNKVWERQIAELNKRSMQKMEKRKKMGI, encoded by the coding sequence ATGGAAGCATCCTTGCAAATTAGTAAGATTAGCACTCTGTCTGGAAAAATGGTTCAATTCAATCCGAAAGGAAGCAGTAAGGAGAAGTTTCTTCAGCACAGAACTATGTTCAGATGTCAGGCTGATAGAACCCTGCAAAATGGAAGAGCAGCCAACTTTTATGAGGTACTTTCCCTTGATTGCTCCAAATCGGTAGGTTTCAACGAAATCAGGAAAGCCTATAGATGCAAAGCTCTCAAGCTCCATCCTGATGCTTGCCCTCCAACTGAAAAAGAAGAGTCCACGAGGCGATTTCTTGAGCTGAGAATTGCATACGAGACATTATCCGATCCAATCTCCCGAGAATTGTACGATCTTGAGCTTAGTTTGGTTAAAGTGGATGGAAGAACAAGACATGGGATGAGTCGTTCCATGGGGAATAAGGTGTGGGAGAGGCAAATCGCCGAACTCAATAAGCGATCAATGCAAAAGAtggagaagagaaagaaaatgggAATCTGA